agacagacagacaaacaggaaaGGGGGATAGAGTGAAGAGAGAAAGCCTGGAAAAGACCACcccaggggagggagggactggtCAGTGAGAGAGGCAGGAGTTGGGAGAGGCCTCTGCATCTGTGGTTCTCTGTCCTATGTCTGGTTCAGAACTGCAGCTCCTTGAAGCTTCTGGTAGTGAATGCATATGTGATACCCAGTGAAAAGGCAAGAGTGGCCAACTCTGCCTGAGGGGCTTTTTGGGGAGGGCCTCAGaggcctcacacacacatacacatgcgcacacacacacaaacacacacgcacactccttACAGGGGCAGGTCTCTGACAGTCTTGCCGAAAGCCGGGTTGCTCACTGCTCTGTGGCCGTGGTCTTTCAGCTGCTGGGTTTCAGTTGTTCTCATAACGACGTAGCGCTGGGAGCCTGCAGGGACAGAGTTGGTAGAGAGCTACAGCTTCTAGAGGACATTGCGTATTCCACGGAGGCTGCCCCTACACTGGCTCCTCCACCCCCTCAGGACCTGAGGGGACACGTATACAGCATTGCAACCTAAGGCCTGAAGGCGAGGTTGTCACGGGACAGGATTGCAGATATGAGAGTAGAGGGCCCTGTGGGCCCAGTAGAAGGGAAGCGAGGGGGTCATTTCTGGTGGAGACACAGGAGGGATAGGCTGGCTTTGCCAACCTTGCTCTCCACATAGAGGGGAGACCGCGTTCAAAGATTCCACTCCCCCTTAGTGGAAATGACAGGGAGaaggggacaggacaggacagaataCATATCCTGCCTCCTGGTTGGGACCCGTGTACCAGGGCAGAGAGCTCACCTGGCAGCTGCCGGGGATAGCCAAGGATGGGGATGGCGATGAGGAAGGCAATGATCCCGGCTCCCACGAAGCCAATCCACCAGGCGCCAACCCACAGTGGGCTGTCAGTGGTCAGCTCCGTCCTGTTGGGAGAAGCCATGGTCCTTGGATTACTGACCAGTCACCCATGCCCTTTCCAGCACATGCATGGGGTGCTCACTCCCCATAGGATCTCTGTGCAGAGGGCAACAGAGGCCCATGGAGCTACAGTCCTGTGTTCACCTCTCCCTCAGACTGGAGAAGCCCTCTGATAATGGCCACTCACTAAGAGAGCAGCTCCTCAGATCCTGACTCCTGAACCCAGGGAAGCTGCATCTGGGCCTCAAACTGAGACCCTGGGGGCCAGGTCCATTGGGGACAGGAGCTTCAAGTAACAGCTGGTGTCCCTCCCCAGCCAGCTGTCATCCTCAGGGCCACAGAGCTCAGGGGACAGAGGGCTCAGCTGGAGTTCACTGAGCTACCCACACAGGAACCATTAGGCATCCAACTGCCATCTGCATAGCAGGAGAGAGGGGGGCTctcaaattaaagagaaaaagtgatGGGAAGGGAGCAACTGGCCAGTGGGATTTCAtacctgggaagggaagggtgcaGGGGAAGCAGGGGTGGAGGGATAGCAGGCTcaggggcagaggaaggatggATGAAGGACTAGGCAGCAAGGCCAGGGCAGCAGTGTAAACCCCTATGTGCTGGTATAACAGGAAGCTGCCCCGACGCCTGGCTCATGCTCCCACCCCCATGTGCAGAGCGACTCAGAACCCAGAGCCCATGGGGCACAAGACATCCAGATCCGGGGACACGAGCCTTGACCTACCTCAGGCTCTGCACAGAACACGCACCCTTGACCCCACAGAATCAACCCAAGGCTAGAGGCGGCATTGTGAGGGGGCAGAGCACTAGAAACCTCGTGGCGCCATCTGCAGAGAAAGTCCCAAGGTGGAGTGGTGCCCAAGACCCAGCACAGCCACCAGGAAAACTCAACAAGAGCTGCCCTTCCGTGACAGGACACAGGGCCAGGCCAACTGCACAGCCTTGCGGAACAGTAGCCTCCCcgctctgcctccctccacccctctcacTCCTTACTCTCCCATTTATGTTTGCAAAAATTAGATACTGAAGATAATAGACGCAGTGCCTGTCACTTTAAGAGCCTAAAGACACACAGTCAGGTCAGGGCTTCAGAATCATGTGAACTTGAACCCACCCCTCTCTATGTTTCCCACCTCTCAGGGTTATGTCCTCAAAACCCCTGCATACCCCCAACCCCTGTAGCCAAGATTAGCCCAGCTTTTCCctgctctagcctcctattgtaTATCAGACATCCTTTGGGGCCCACAGCATCCTGGGTGCTGAGGAAGGCAGGCGGATATACCCCGTTACTCACCGTTGGCTCAGGTCCGTGTAAATGTTTAGCATGGCTCCTCCAATCAGGTAACCTGCAGCAGGTCCAAGGATGGCCGCCGTGTAAAAGATGGCTAGAAGGCAAAGGGAGTGTGCAGCCATCACACACCACACGCGGTGGGCCCCTCCTAAGAGATGCCCCCCACCATGCTCCCGTGTCTACAGCTCCACCGTGAACCCCTTTAGGTCAGAGTGCATCTGTGCAGCCTGCGGCTGGGAATGACATTCAGTCATCGGCTCTTAAAACGTCCCCAGAAGTGCACTTTGGATGTCATTTGCACTCATACGAAAGCAGACTCTGCTTTGCATGGTGAGGGAGGGCAGTGTCCATTAAGGAGGAACCGGAAAGGCGGGCGTAAGTAGGCACAGCCAGAAGCAAGGGCTGTTTGCAGGAAAGAGCGGAGCCTGCCATAAATGCTGAGCTCCCTGTTGCATCTGCCCCTAACAGGAGCCTCAGCTGGGAGGGTATGAAACCCGAGGCCACTTGGGTAGACAGCGAGATTAGCTACATCACACCAATTGCCTTGAAGGTCACAGGCCACGATATAGAAACTATGAGCTGCGTTGTGGCTTTGCCTCAAAGTCTCAGGATTCCTGAATTCTCACCACTGATTTACCACCTAGGGAGCCGGGCTCAGAGtatacacagaacacacagggAGCCGGGCTTGATTCCTGCCCACTTACCTTTGCACAGGACTCCTTCCAAACCACACAGAGGCTCAGTGCCAGCATGCCCTGCCCTAGCTCTGCCTGAGGACGTGGGGGTCCCTGAACAGATCCTGCCTAGTGTGGGCCAGTGCCGAGATTTCTGGCTTGAAGTCCCTGCAGGGCTTCTTAGAGAAGTCAGCATCTGTTCCCCTGTCTCATAAAATCCTGCTGGCTGTGCCACTTCAAGTTAGGGGCCCCTGGGTCATATGACCAAGGGAGGGGCATAAGATCACCTAGCCAGGCTCCGAGAAGGTATCCACTTCATTCCACCAATGTCACAATCTGGTCCCTTCTGCCTACCCGTCCTGATTCCTTGGAGAGCCCCACTCACCAATATAGATGGGCGAATAGTTTGACTTGACATTCTCATCCAGGTAGGTGACACCCAGTGTGTAGAGAGGGGTGGCGCCCACACCATGCAGTAGCTGGCCCAGCATGAAGACCAGCCGGTAGCTGGACAGGCCCGAGTCCATACACTCCACATGACTCCCGTTGCCCAGACACGCCCCGGTCCCCACCTTCTCATCCATCTTCACCTCGTAGTGGCCAGCGGTGAAATGGGGCAGTGCAAATACCAGGGAGCCGATGCCCAGGACCAGCACGCCCCAGCCCAGCCAGCGTGGCTTGTGCCCCTGGCCCCCAAAGTAGCTGACgaaggtgaggcagaggcaggcggcgaTGTCGTAGGAGCTGGCGATGAGCCCGCTCTGGTAGCTGTGCAAGTCAAAACGCTGCTCGATGGAGGTGATGACGGTGTTGATAAAGCCGTTCACGATCATGCCCTGAAGGAAGGAGGCTgcacacaggaagaagaggaagcccTTGGGGGTGTTGAAGACCTGCAAGCACTGGGGGGTGAAGGCTCGCCAACCGCACAGCGTGTTCTTTGGTCCTGCGGACTTGTACTTCACCTCACGGGCTATCTGGCTATTCCGCTTCTCAGCCTGGGGCTTGAACAGGAGTTGGCTGGAGGAGTCCAGGGGGCTGTGGGCAGAGCGCAAGGAGGCCGGGGACGCCCTGCTGCTGGGTGGAGTGTCACAGCTGCTGTCTGTGGCAGAGGACGCACTGGCCAAGAGGTGCTTCGGGAGGGAAAGGAAATGCTTGTCCCCCATCCCGTGCTGGGGCATCTCCAGCCTGGTGCGGAGGGCTTTGGCAGCACAGCAGGTAGAAGCAGAAGAGGTGGCAGAGAGGATGTCTCGCCGCTGGGTCTATTCTGTGGAGAGAATTTCTTGTTAGAAAACCTTTACCTGCTCGCTCATCTGTCGAAATTCCTACATGAACATTCAGTGTCCACACAGTCCACCCCTGGGGTCAGCCTCCTCTGACCCAGAGTGGCCTCTGGCCAGCCCTTCACTCATACGTCTTGCTCCTGACCACAGGCCTGCCGCTAGTGAGCTACACCTGCCCTGGTCCCAGGGACTGGATTCCAGCCGACTTTGAAGGTGTGGCCATGCCTGGAAATGCTGAAGACAGAGCTATTAGATGGGGCCACCAAGCAGTGAGCAGAGCTGAGACACGGAGGAGGCCTGCAGTCACCCTGAGAGCCCTGACCCGCACTCAGCGGCTTTGCCTGCCTGAGCTGTCTTCCGCCTGAGAGTCAGCCATCAGTAATTCAGACCTGAACCACACGGTTCCAGAGTCCATAGAGTACAACACAGCCGTCTTCTGGAGGACACTGTGACCCACCACTgggcccaggctgactttaacAAGCTGGCACTGCCAAGGAGCCAGGAGTTCTAATCTGCGGCTGTGAGCAGTAGAGATTCTACCATAAACATTCCCAATGTAGTCGGTGCCAGCGATCAGGCCTGGAGGCACTACTCATTGTGCCAACACTTTCTCCACAAGCTGGTGTCCctgccagagaaagagagagcacctGAGGCAGAGACGGTTCATGCCGTGGGAGTCAAACCTTCCTTGGGCACTTAGGCAGCCAGTGTAGCCGGGCCCCACAGAGACAGCAGAGTAGCTtgtacatacgtgtgtgtctatgcacatatgtgcacattcatgtagaggccagaggccaacacGGGGTGTCTTCCTCcgttaatttctattttttacatagcaattatttatttatggggggtGCACACAGATTGCTTGTGGCAGTCACAGGACGGCTTGCTGAAGTCAGTTCTTCCTTCCAGTAAGTACATCctagagattgaattcaggtcatcagacacAGTGGCAAGTGTCTCCACGGGATAAGCTATCTCACCACCATATCTTTTATGACAGGAACTCTTGTGAAACCCGGAGCTCACTGATCTGGTTAAGCTAGTTGCCCAGCAAGTCCTAGAGATCTTTTTGTCCCTGTTTCCCTTGCTCTGAGATtagagattacaggtgtgtgttgccaTGCCTGTCTTTTTACATATATCGTGGGGTTCtgactcaggccctcatgtttggGCACCGCACTCTTTACCGCCTGAGTCATCATTTTCTCAAACGGCAGTGGAACAGGACAGAGGAGGGACAAAGGGGAGCGGGTTAGGGAACTCAAGGTCACCAGAGTTGTGTGTTTTAGCCtttaatccaggctggcctcgtgcCTACTTGGTCCCTCCACTGCCACCGGGGACTACACAGGTGACAGACAGATGGGTATACATAGGATGTAATGGAACTCAGATCGCAGCAGGCAGTAGGAAGCAGAGGGATTTCTTCCTTGAAAATGAAAGCCATCGCCACCGTAGCATTCTAGACGTCGGTGTCCCGAAGCACCAGCGTCACCACGGTTTAACCCGCGCTGAGAACACTGGCAAATATTTGAAGCACAATCTAAAACCAGACTTATCTACATTCTACACTGAAATGAGCAGGTTGAAATCCTTCTTTAAACATTAACAAGTGACGCTCTGTTTGCTGCCTTTCCACTGTAGGGTGGCAGAGTGGATTAGACGTGTGGCTTATACCGGTCATACCAGCATATGGAGGGGgggggatggagacagaaggatcacaagttcaaggccaacctcagctagAGACTCTCACTCAACAAAAGGGCAGGGCTGCGAGGTggtaaagatggctcagcagggaagagcgTTGCTTtcctagaggacccgggttctgttcccagcacccataggtaTTGTACGACCACCTATAACCTCAGCTCCAGGAGGTtcgatgcccttttctggcctctatgggcacttgCACACAGAAGGTATATACTCACACAGCCATGTGAATAAAAACTAATGTTTAAAACAGGGCCAAacttagttggtaaagtgtttgtctcGCAGGCCTGAGCACCTGAGTTCCAAGCTCCggaacacatgatttttttgtttgtttggttttggttttttgagacagggtttctctgtgtggctctagCTGTTGTGGAagtagctctgtaaaccaggttggcttcaaacttacagagatccgcctgcctctgcctcccaagtgctgggattaaaggtgtatgccatacctgacttgcttgttttttaaagctgaatttcACAGGGcaatgcttgcaatcccagcaaggagatggagacaggcatattcctggggctcactagccagtCAGTTTAGTCTACCTGCCAAATcaacgagagaccctgcctcaaaaggcaAGATCTTCACATACACGTACACCATGtggacctgcacacacatgaacaacagCACAAACATACACCCAACCATCACCACCAATAAAAGGGAAAGGTGTCATTGCACGCATATCAACCCTTGGGCCTCCATTGCCCACACCCACAGCTGCCATTCTGATGTCAGGAGGACCGTGCTGCTGAGCTGTCCCAGCCGCTAGCTTTCAAGTTTCTTCCTAGGACCTGCTAGATTCTGCTATGGCTGGAGCAGCCTCAGTGCCAGTCTGGCTAGACTGCAGGTGTCCCTGGATTTGTCACATGCCACGGTGAGCATGTCAGTGAGGGGTTTCTGGAGGAGTCACCATGGAGCCCATAGGCACCACCCTCTGGAGGGCCTGGCTGTGTGTGTAAGGGTGGAGTTCAAGGAAACCTGGCACCCCAGATTTCTGTCTTCACAATCTTGGTACATGTTTAGCTTCGTAATCTCATGAGCCAGTCCCTAATAGTAAATCCCCTTATATTTCCCGTTGCCTGTCCTTCTCTGGAGAACGCTGCCTCATGCAAGGTCAATCCGTTCCTTTGGTACTGATACTGCTCTGCTATGGGTGGGATCTCTGCTAGGCACCAGGGTTCAGGGATCCACCCCCAGGATACCGTCCCCATTACAAGGATCCCACAGCAACCACACATGAACAGTCCTTAGGAGCTCCTTGCAACCGTGTGTAGCTGCAGATCAGCAGGATCCAGGCTCCTATGGGACGAAACACACAGAGCTAGGACTTGCTCACCCATTGCTGTAAGTAAGGGAAGAGGCTTTCACAGAACATCCAACACCCTTTTGTTCATGACAAATGTGGGGAGCCTGGTTATCCTGGACACATCCCCACCGACTCCAATTATATGGGAGGCAGGTCCAGCACTACTTCAGAAGCACCCTGTACTCCTGACAGCTATCCTATGACAGAGACCTTTCTCACACTGGGACTCCAAGCATGTGactacccccaccaccaccactaaatAGCTGTTGGTGGGGGGCACTGCTGGAGGGGAGCCTGCCTGCGTGCCAGCCACACCCCTGCACCTGCTTCCACTTCTAGCTGCTGTGtatggggaaagaaaaagatctAAGGCTTGGAGGAACTTTCTTAGTCGGAGAAGGTTTTActgagccaccactgctcaggTGGGGAGGAGCAGGCTCTTTCACACAGCCCACTCTCCAGCAAGCAGACTTTGCCTGTGCTGTgtctcaggctgccaggctggcTCCACCCAGACTGCCCTGCAGCCCAGCCCTGTGGGATTAGGCCAAACTGATTAGCCCAGGATGATGAAGCCCTGGGGCTCCTGCTGTCAGCTGACAACTCCACACCTGAGCACTGTGGGAGGGCAGGCATGTGCACAGGTGTAGGTAATACGTGTGAACAATCTTAGGAGGCCACAGATGACCAAGATTCCCTTGCAAGCCCCCCACGCTGTCTTCAGGGCTGCAAGTGCAGCATCTCACTGGTGATGTCTTTAGTTCTGGAAGAATCCAGTCGTGGCCTCCTCCTCTCAGTGGTCAGAGGCAGCCCCATCTGTGAGAAAAGGCCTGGTTTGCATGGCTGCATGCTATGTTCCTCCTGCTTGCTTATTTCCTCTGTCCATCCATTTTCTACACTGTCCCCTGGGCCTCAGCTCATACTGCAATTTGGAAGACAGGATTTCAGAATGGTTCTCTGCCCCGGGTCCCTGCACCTGGGTTTCTGCAGGCCGTCCCTAGGACACCCTAAAGCCCCAAAGCTGGGGTGTCAAGCATTACTCTCTCCTTGCTTTGGAGACACTTTTGAGACCCAAATCCTAGACCCTCCTTAGACCTTGGCAGCCAGCAGACCCGattcatttctcttcccttccaccttcttctctgttcttctttctcctcGGCCCTCAACCCCAACACCCCTCATGAAGCTCCAGTCAGAAAGAGAAGATGACAAAGGCAGGTATCTATTTATGGCACTGAACTGCTCTGGGGCCACCAAACCTTTCACCTGGGCACTCCTGCTGACACCACAGCCTGGTCAGCTGCCACCCCTCTGTGACCTTGGGACTCTTCTCTGCCCCCTAATTTCTCCTGGGTATCTCCTTTTATACACAGTGTGGTGTGTTTTCACTTCAGAATGAGGCTCAGGCAATGGGGACAGGATATGAGCCAGCTACCAAAGCACCTAATTTGCACACCTGGTAGCCACATGCAGGTAAAAGATCAGGAAACAGCTGCTTTTCACAGAAGCTGCCTCGGACTAATTAACAGGGAGCCTGAGTACAAGACGCCAGCACGGGTCCAGAATGACCCGTCCCACACAGAAGGTCTGCGGTCTCAACCTAGGTAGGTTTTCCCACCCTGTCTATATCCGGGATTCCTGGAGCATGCAGAGGACCCTGCCAGGTGCCATGCTACAGAGAGGAATGGAAGCCTTGCTAATCAAGGTgtatttgagaagcagaggccaaggcaggcaagTACTCCCCACTTTGGCAAGTCAGAAGCCTCTCTGGTTCGCAGTTTCCTCCTGCAATGTGTGTGAGGGAAAGGATACAGCCCTCTGCACAAATGGGCCAAGCTGCCACTTAGGCTCATGGAAAACAGATCTACAGTGCCCAACTTCTGAGGCACAGTTACTCCCGGACTCCAAGAAGGTCCACATGTCTCATTTGTTATCCCTCAGCTCACCTGACCCTTGGGGACAGAAGTAGCTTGCTTTGCCTCTGCCGCGTGGCTGTCTATGGGTGTGATGGTCAGAACCAGCACTTTACTGCAACTGGGGACCCTGAGGTTGCTCTCATGGTTCCCGCAGCTCTTCTACATTCTGGTGGGCGGGGGGACGACAGCGAGGGGCTCTGGTGATAACCTTCGTGATTTTCAGGTTTGTCTTAGATTCAGAAGGGGACAGCTCTAGCTAGATAAGGGACCTTCCTGGCTGAGCCAGCCACTGCCTCCGGGTGGCCTCTTAGGGTGCAAATTCACTCGCAGGGTATCCTGGCCAAAAGGACCCCCAAGTACAAAACTCAAGGGTCCCAAGGATGTATGGGTGGGGTGGAAAGCACCATCCTCAAATAATCCTACGTGTTCTCTGTGCTTTGGGTCTGAAGGGGCAATGCCCAAAGCATGCCCCAAAGGTTGCAGGCTAAAAGTTAGTTACAAGGCAAAGGCAAAGATGGGTGCAAGGAAGGAGAGCTTGAATAGCACCTGGGTGTGGAAGAAGAGGCATGTCGGAGGTCCCTCACCTTCCATGGTTTGGGGTATATGGTGCTAAGGGGAGCCCTGACGATGGCAGTAAGTAAACCTCACCCTACCCACTGCCCCCAGTTTCTGATCCACATGTGAGTACttcggggggggggtgttgagacagggttttctgtgtaacaggttctcctggaactcactttgtagaccaggctggcctcggaactcgcagagatccacctgcctctgcctcctgagtgctatgtgccaccatcgcccagctgtgAATAGCTTTATAAAGAATCACCACTCTCATCTACAAATGTGGTCCAGGattctaattcttttttgtttgtttttgtattttcaagacagggtttcactatgtagctctggctatcctagaattcactatgtagaccaggctggccttgaactcacagagctttgactgcctctgccacctgattgctgggattaaaggtgtgagccatgaAACTCAGTTGATTCTAATTCTTTGTAATGCTAACAAAAATGAGGTCAAGATACCTGTCCACAGGGTGTTGGGGAAAATCAGAGGGCCCCCATCTGAGAGCAGCAGGTTTGGAGGCTGATcaagggaagcagaggggaggaagagcCCAGACCTCCCTGGTCTAGCTGCTGCCTCTGCAGGGACCCACAAGATGATGCAACCCAGGTCCAGCATGGTGGCCCATTTCCCCTACCCCAGCAAGGCTTCCAGGCTTCACTGGTCATGCAGAACTCTGGCTGCCTGTCACATGGGGACACAATCCCTGAGGGCCTGTCCAATTACTCACAGTGACTGAGAACTAGGGGTGTACCGCCCTGTCCCTCATGTTCATCAAGACCTCACCAAGGCCAGACTTCCACCGGAATCCCAGAACAAGTTTGGTGTTGAGCTTCTGAGAACTAACCCACACTCTCTCTTCCAGCCGTCATGGGGATCAGGAAGGAACTACTTGGTCTCTGTACTTCAGAAGCTATTGACCGTATCTCCAGAGGAAGCAGGGGTGTCCCCTCCTTTCTGTCGAAAAGCCAGACTTAGCATTGGCCCTTCTGTGTCTCAAATGCTTCATCCTGAAATGGACCCACCGGGGAAAGTTTAGGAGCTCAACCCGTTCCAGTTTAGGTATAAATTCACATGGTGTAGCAGTACCCACGTGAGAAATACGTTAAGCCGGGTGACTTCTGTAAGACTCACAGTTACAACACGCGGTCCTAAACTTCAGTTATCAGTGGATTGAGAATACGTGAGTGtctggaaggcaggcaggcatcaGCGAGTTCCTCATACCCAGAGACTGTAATGGGCATCAGGTCCTGGGCCCGTTCACAAGTCTGTCCTGCCCCTCTCTTTGCCCAGTCACAAGCCTTCCTCTTGCCTGCCTGGCCCCTCTGCAGTACCGGGGAAGGTTCTGGTTGGGACTTGTCCACGTCTGCTTCAGAGGCCACACCCAATGAACCACAATTAGATCATCCAGGAAGAATTTTCCAGGCAGTACCTGGTGGCCTTTCCTAGTGGGCAGGCAAATCAAGGTGGCCCAACCAAGAGAGTCCCTCGGTCTTACACATGGTCTGTGCTCTTTGCAGCACAAGGTACCTGTTCTCCTTCGGTTCTTGATATAGCAGGGTTCCAGTAGCTTTCTCTGGCCCGCTTTCCTCTCTTCTTGAGAAGAGAGTGGCTGACCAAGAGTACAAATCTCCAGCATCCTCCATATCATTCTAGGCACTACAACATCCTGGTCCTTAGCCAGCTCCTCGGTGACCGGGACTGCTCTCGTCCAAAGCCTCCAGCCGGTAAATGCGAGGCTCAGCAAACAGCCTCTGCTGTTCCCATTACCACAGCTACGATTTATAAATAATTCTGCTAAACCCCAGGTACTCCCTCCCCTGTCCGCATCCTGGTCCGAGTCCCCAACGCAGTCCATGTCCCATAGCACTCACCTTCCCGCGAACCCGGCTGCCGCTCTGCGCCCTGAGCTCTGGCCTTCGCGCGCAGCCCACTCACGCTTCATTCATCGCCCaagcttcccctccccccccccgcggGGGTGGCTTCGCCACTGCCGCCAATGGCAGCGCGGTTCAGGCGGGGCAGAGCCCGAGGTGACAGTGGCCGGAGTGCGCCAGGGCGGAGCCGAACCAAGGGGCGGGACCTGGGGCGGGTCAGGGACCAGACAGAGGGCTCCAACCGCTCGGAGTTTTACCTGCGGAGATTTCTTGCTGCCAGCAAGCATCACTGGCGGTGTCAGGCTAGGAAGATAGGGCTCAGGCCT
This portion of the Microtus ochrogaster isolate Prairie Vole_2 linkage group LG8, MicOch1.0, whole genome shotgun sequence genome encodes:
- the Slco4a1 gene encoding solute carrier organic anion transporter family member 4A1; the protein is MPQHGMGDKHFLSLPKHLLASASSATDSSCDTPPSSRASPASLRSAHSPLDSSSQLLFKPQAEKRNSQIAREVKYKSAGPKNTLCGWRAFTPQCLQVFNTPKGFLFFLCAASFLQGMIVNGFINTVITSIEQRFDLHSYQSGLIASSYDIAACLCLTFVSYFGGQGHKPRWLGWGVLVLGIGSLVFALPHFTAGHYEVKMDEKVGTGACLGNGSHVECMDSGLSSYRLVFMLGQLLHGVGATPLYTLGVTYLDENVKSNYSPIYIAIFYTAAILGPAAGYLIGGAMLNIYTDLSQRTELTTDSPLWVGAWWIGFVGAGIIAFLIAIPILGYPRQLPGSQRYVVMRTTETQQLKDHGHRAVSNPAFGKTVRDLPLSIWLLLRNPTFILLCLAGATEATLIAGMSTFGPKFFEAQFSLSASEAATLFGYLVVPAGGGGTLLGGFLVNRFKLRGSGIIRFCLFCTLTSLLAFFVFLMHCPNMPMAGVTTSYVGSPLPEGHLDLRAACNAIYCCQPEHYSPLCGSDGIVYYSACFAGCPAGAETGLDGQKIFRGCSCVLEKVSSGLGNATAGKCTSTCQRKPLLLALVFVVIIFTFLSSIPALTATLRCVCDQQRSFALGIQWIVVRTLGSIPGPIAFGWVIDKACLLWQDQCGHQGSCFVYQNEAMSRYMLIAGLTFKVLGFLFFVTAYFLYKSPSVSSDALEASLPSQSSASDNPTEQLQSNV